In one Thermodesulfobium acidiphilum genomic region, the following are encoded:
- a CDS encoding ComF family protein codes for MCDDLSLKYVCSNCSSTFEKAFEFFYPPFKKSFSIGIYKDKFKDLVIKAKSDSIAMEEISKLVLRFLKDKKFDGFYLSCIPDDKFGRSHLDRIVSNISKEKRLPIYKFQKIRETKKQHLLYFRERSLNVEDCFKAELSPERVLLIDDVITSGATLRSAYKELTRSGSKIVYSLVFAVSPLFWENYKKSQRTNNFPVW; via the coding sequence TTGTGTGACGATTTGAGTCTTAAATATGTTTGTTCAAACTGTAGTTCAACGTTTGAAAAAGCCTTTGAGTTTTTTTATCCTCCTTTTAAAAAATCTTTTTCTATTGGTATATATAAGGATAAATTTAAAGATTTAGTAATAAAAGCAAAATCAGACTCGATAGCAATGGAAGAGATATCTAAATTAGTTTTGAGATTTCTAAAAGATAAAAAATTTGATGGATTTTATCTTTCGTGTATTCCTGATGACAAGTTTGGACGCTCCCATCTTGACAGAATTGTAAGCAATATCTCTAAAGAAAAGAGACTTCCTATATATAAATTTCAAAAGATAAGGGAGACAAAAAAACAGCATCTTTTGTATTTTCGTGAAAGAAGCCTTAATGTTGAAGACTGTTTTAAAGCAGAATTAAGTCCTGAAAGAGTGCTATTAATTGATGATGTTATAACTTCAGGAGCGACTTTAAGAAGTGCATACAAAGAATTAACCAGATCAGGTTCTAAAATAGTTTATTCTTTGGTTTTTGCTGTCTCACCACTTTTTTGGGAAAACTATAAAAAAAGTCAACGTACAAATAATTTCCCGGTTTGGTAA
- the metK gene encoding methionine adenosyltransferase — MIQNKHYFFTSESVTEGHPDKIADQISDAILDAIIEDDPTGRVAAETTVATGLVLVVGQITTKTYVDIPSIIRKTIKEVGYTRAKYGFDSETCAVLTSIDPQSPDIAHGVDVALEKRGEKVSAPEEELGAGDQGMVYGFACDETEEYMPLPITLAHNLAKRLAFVRKNRIIPFLRPDGKTQVTVEYEGFRPIRVDTVLISTQHKPDVENEEIEKEVVEKVIMPVIPENLRDDSMKILINPSGRFVIGGPQGDSGLTGRKIIVDTYGGMARHGGGAFSGKDPTKVDRSGAYYARYVAKNIVAAGLASRVEIQVSYAIGKANPLSIMIDTFGTNNLPEERIEELVKDIFDFRPRSIINQLDLRRPIYRPLAAYGHMGRVDLGVTWEKLDKVDELKKGLN; from the coding sequence TTGATCCAAAACAAGCATTATTTTTTCACCTCAGAATCCGTTACAGAAGGCCACCCGGATAAAATTGCAGATCAGATTTCCGACGCCATTCTTGACGCAATTATAGAAGATGATCCAACTGGGAGAGTTGCAGCTGAGACCACTGTTGCTACAGGTTTGGTGTTAGTAGTTGGGCAGATCACTACAAAGACGTATGTAGACATCCCTAGTATTATCAGAAAGACTATTAAAGAGGTCGGTTATACCAGGGCAAAATACGGATTTGATAGCGAAACTTGTGCAGTTCTGACTTCTATAGATCCACAATCGCCCGATATAGCTCATGGAGTTGACGTGGCTTTGGAAAAACGTGGTGAAAAAGTTAGTGCGCCTGAAGAAGAACTTGGGGCAGGAGATCAGGGTATGGTATACGGATTTGCCTGTGATGAGACAGAAGAATATATGCCGCTCCCTATTACACTTGCCCATAATTTAGCCAAAAGGTTAGCTTTTGTCAGAAAAAATAGAATAATCCCTTTCTTAAGACCTGATGGTAAAACACAGGTTACTGTAGAATATGAGGGTTTTAGACCAATAAGAGTTGATACTGTTCTTATATCTACTCAGCACAAACCAGATGTTGAGAATGAGGAAATTGAAAAAGAGGTAGTAGAAAAGGTTATTATGCCAGTAATTCCAGAGAATTTGAGGGATGATTCAATGAAGATATTAATTAACCCATCTGGTAGGTTTGTGATTGGTGGTCCACAAGGAGATTCTGGTTTGACTGGTAGAAAAATAATTGTAGATACCTATGGAGGCATGGCCAGACACGGAGGAGGAGCATTTTCTGGTAAGGACCCTACAAAGGTTGATAGATCTGGTGCATATTATGCAAGATATGTAGCAAAAAACATTGTAGCAGCAGGACTTGCGTCAAGAGTTGAGATTCAAGTGTCTTATGCTATAGGAAAAGCTAATCCGCTTTCAATAATGATAGACACATTTGGTACTAATAATCTGCCAGAGGAAAGGATAGAAGAACTAGTTAAAGATATTTTTGATTTTAGACCAAGGTCTATCATCAATCAATTAGATCTTAGACGCCCTATATATAGGCCACTTGCTGCGTATGGTCATATGGGTAGAGTTGATCTGGGAGTTACCTGGGAAAAGTTAGATAAGGTTGATGAGCTCAAAAAGGGTTTAAATTAA
- a CDS encoding PocR ligand-binding domain-containing protein produces MSSEERLKEAINYFGEEELKLSKLLTEEEKRWIYDFFDKLSKELDFAVTISDPEGTPVIPPINHSDLCGKIIRATEKGFTRCKQEAAKRGKDAMEQGKPQYYFCHANIQDFIVPVLLYGKRIGNIAGGQCLPKEPDKEMIEHFRKYFTEIGVENIEEALKTLKTAHINSRERIGNFTIMFDALGKIISNYLMFQVEAKIEEMKLFETIDKNQKISSSLTQTLNSLSATSEELAASSEETAAIVNEARNKLDETEAINTFIKKIANQTRLLGLNAAIEASRAGVHGKGFGVVASEIQKLATESMKFANKINETLTEINISVKQILESSQNIAKVSEDQAISINEISKVAEELYVISEKLLKIRNAK; encoded by the coding sequence ATGTCTTCAGAAGAAAGGTTAAAGGAAGCAATAAATTATTTTGGAGAAGAAGAGCTAAAATTATCAAAGTTACTTACAGAAGAAGAAAAGAGATGGATATATGATTTTTTTGATAAACTTTCAAAAGAACTCGATTTCGCCGTAACAATATCCGATCCGGAGGGAACTCCTGTTATACCTCCAATAAATCATTCTGACTTGTGCGGGAAAATTATACGAGCTACAGAAAAGGGGTTCACACGATGTAAACAAGAAGCAGCAAAGCGTGGCAAAGATGCAATGGAACAAGGCAAGCCACAATATTACTTTTGTCATGCAAATATTCAAGACTTTATAGTTCCAGTTCTATTATATGGAAAAAGAATAGGAAATATTGCAGGGGGACAGTGTTTGCCCAAAGAACCCGATAAAGAAATGATAGAACACTTTAGAAAGTATTTTACTGAAATTGGGGTAGAAAACATAGAAGAAGCCCTTAAAACTTTAAAAACTGCCCACATAAATTCAAGAGAAAGAATAGGAAATTTTACTATAATGTTCGACGCTCTTGGGAAAATTATCTCAAATTATCTTATGTTTCAAGTCGAAGCAAAGATAGAAGAGATGAAATTATTCGAAACTATAGACAAAAACCAAAAAATATCTTCTTCCTTAACCCAAACACTTAACTCACTATCAGCAACTTCTGAAGAATTAGCCGCTTCAAGTGAAGAAACCGCTGCCATTGTCAACGAAGCAAGAAACAAATTGGACGAAACTGAGGCTATAAATACTTTTATCAAAAAGATTGCAAATCAAACAAGACTACTTGGTTTAAATGCTGCAATAGAAGCATCCAGAGCAGGTGTACATGGTAAGGGATTTGGAGTTGTGGCAAGTGAAATACAAAAACTTGCTACCGAGTCTATGAAATTTGCCAATAAAATAAACGAAACATTAACTGAAATAAATATATCAGTAAAACAAATTCTCGAAAGCTCTCAAAATATAGCTAAAGTATCGGAAGATCAAGCAATATCTATAAATGAGATATCAAAAGTAGCAGAAGAATTATATGTAATTTCAGAAAAACTTTTAAAAATAAGAAATGCTAAATAA
- a CDS encoding DsrE family protein: MNLFKVCFHVSKLEDWPVALKNINNFINDISGESEFDIRVVANSAGVLILTNELRGELELNMKELSEKRVTFEFCNNALSFYKIDKKVVFDWAKVVKAGITEIVRLQDLGFSYIKP; the protein is encoded by the coding sequence ATGAATCTATTCAAAGTATGTTTTCACGTTTCAAAGTTAGAAGATTGGCCAGTTGCTTTAAAGAATATTAATAATTTTATTAACGATATATCAGGTGAAAGTGAGTTCGATATAAGGGTTGTAGCTAACTCGGCAGGTGTATTAATTTTAACAAATGAATTAAGGGGCGAACTTGAGCTTAATATGAAAGAGTTATCTGAAAAGAGGGTTACCTTTGAATTTTGCAATAACGCTCTAAGTTTTTATAAGATAGATAAGAAAGTGGTATTTGATTGGGCTAAGGTTGTTAAAGCAGGTATTACCGAGATTGTAAGACTTCAAGATTTAGGGTTTTCATATATAAAGCCGTAA
- a CDS encoding molybdopterin-binding protein codes for MYHSKRVPIEESVGMTLGYDLTRIIPGKHKEAVFRRGHVITADDIPILKEIGKDFIWDLKIAEDELHEDEAALRLARAISGDNLIVKMPGEAWADVIATKKGLFKVRVRQLDAINSRGDTFVATLKSNTVVEEGRIVAKAKVQGLVVKKREIELIEGECKNLGKVLTLHPFISMKVGLIVTGSEIYYGRKEDSFTPLIVSKVAKFNSEVFMRECLPDDPDLISNTILKFVQNKAQVIIITGGMSPDDVSAEGVRRSGAAVVSYGAPLSPGAMFLVAYFNDIPIFGIPGGALRFEPGAFDLFGQLAFAGLRITFEMIRHSGHGGLLR; via the coding sequence GTGTATCATTCTAAAAGGGTGCCAATTGAAGAAAGTGTTGGAATGACACTAGGATATGACCTAACGAGAATTATTCCTGGCAAGCACAAAGAGGCTGTTTTTAGAAGAGGGCATGTCATTACTGCCGATGATATACCTATTTTGAAAGAGATCGGCAAAGATTTTATATGGGATTTAAAAATTGCTGAAGACGAACTTCATGAAGATGAGGCTGCTTTAAGGCTTGCAAGGGCGATATCTGGCGATAATCTGATTGTTAAAATGCCTGGTGAAGCCTGGGCTGATGTGATTGCAACAAAAAAGGGACTTTTTAAAGTTAGGGTAAGGCAACTCGATGCTATAAACTCAAGAGGAGATACCTTTGTGGCTACTCTTAAAAGCAATACTGTAGTTGAAGAAGGTAGAATTGTTGCAAAAGCAAAGGTTCAAGGATTAGTTGTAAAGAAAAGAGAAATAGAATTAATTGAGGGTGAGTGCAAAAATCTTGGGAAAGTTCTAACTCTTCATCCTTTTATAAGCATGAAAGTAGGTCTGATTGTTACTGGATCAGAGATTTATTATGGTAGAAAAGAGGATTCATTTACCCCGCTAATTGTGAGTAAGGTAGCAAAGTTTAATTCTGAAGTATTTATGAGGGAATGTTTACCAGATGATCCTGATTTAATTTCTAATACTATTTTAAAGTTTGTTCAAAATAAAGCTCAGGTTATAATTATAACTGGTGGGATGAGTCCAGATGACGTTTCTGCTGAAGGAGTAAGAAGATCTGGTGCAGCTGTAGTAAGTTATGGTGCGCCACTTTCACCTGGTGCAATGTTCCTTGTGGCCTATTTTAATGATATTCCAATTTTTGGTATTCCTGGTGGTGCACTGAGATTCGAACCAGGGGCATTTGACTTGTTTGGACAGCTTGCTTTTGCTGGTTTGAGGATTACCTTTGAGATGATTAGACATTCTGGACACGGAGGTTTGTTAAGATGA
- a CDS encoding molybdopterin molybdotransferase MoeA, protein MIDVEKAKLLILQNAPLLKTEYVPIRDSIGRILAEDVKVEEDIPARNLAAMDGFAIKLPCSDRCKIIGESRTDSPFLGEISQNEAVKVSTGSILPNGSNAVVLIEDTLVSSDIVYIKKIPLEGRNIFKKSEEYEAGSIVSYNGSKISPFDFATFCRVNKTKVKVFEKVRVSLLAVGKELVSCEEEGLYKDFLTPTFEAILKRPHIKIQRNLICRYNYEIEDELKRALDDSDIIISFGNASFDSSDGLFPVVQKIFDPIFWRVKMQPGKSLMAFKKHKTYYFGLSGNVWAAALGFFLFIRPLIFLLSGQDYRFKSFESVLGEAFNKSSKEVRFLRGTMIGNKFYFKKFSQHSHSLRGFRDMTHIAMLNPGPPQDTGTKVKVFEFSLEV, encoded by the coding sequence GTGATTGACGTTGAGAAAGCTAAATTATTAATATTGCAAAATGCTCCTCTTTTGAAAACAGAATATGTTCCTATCAGGGACTCAATAGGCAGAATACTAGCTGAAGATGTTAAAGTAGAAGAAGATATACCAGCGAGAAACCTGGCTGCTATGGATGGTTTTGCAATAAAACTACCATGTAGTGACAGGTGTAAAATAATTGGTGAGTCTAGAACAGACAGCCCCTTTTTAGGAGAAATTTCTCAAAACGAAGCTGTAAAGGTTTCTACAGGCTCAATTCTCCCAAATGGGAGCAATGCTGTGGTTCTGATTGAAGACACTTTAGTAAGTTCTGATATTGTTTATATTAAAAAAATACCCTTAGAGGGGAGAAACATATTTAAAAAAAGCGAAGAGTATGAAGCAGGATCAATTGTTTCTTATAATGGTTCGAAGATCTCTCCCTTTGATTTCGCTACTTTTTGTAGAGTTAATAAGACTAAAGTAAAGGTTTTTGAAAAGGTTAGGGTATCTTTACTTGCAGTAGGAAAAGAACTTGTAAGTTGTGAGGAAGAAGGTTTGTATAAAGATTTTTTAACGCCAACATTTGAAGCAATTTTAAAAAGGCCTCATATAAAAATTCAAAGAAACCTCATATGTAGGTATAATTACGAGATTGAAGATGAATTGAAGAGAGCGCTGGATGATTCAGATATTATAATTTCTTTTGGGAATGCATCATTTGATTCTAGTGACGGCCTTTTCCCTGTTGTCCAAAAAATATTTGATCCAATTTTTTGGAGAGTAAAAATGCAACCAGGTAAGTCTTTAATGGCTTTTAAGAAACATAAAACTTATTACTTTGGTTTGTCTGGCAACGTTTGGGCTGCTGCCTTGGGATTTTTTCTTTTTATAAGGCCCTTAATATTTTTGCTTTCTGGCCAGGATTATAGGTTTAAATCTTTTGAGAGCGTGCTTGGCGAGGCCTTTAATAAGTCTTCTAAAGAAGTAAGATTTTTAAGAGGTACTATGATTGGCAATAAATTTTATTTCAAAAAATTTTCACAACACAGCCATTCTCTTAGGGGTTTTAGAGATATGACCCATATTGCTATGTTAAATCCTGGCCCACCACAGGATACAGGAACTAAAGTAAAGGTATTCGAATTTTCTTTGGAGGTTTAA
- the thiM gene encoding hydroxyethylthiazole kinase, which yields MDNYDWIKKILQKIKERKPLIHHITNYVAMNDSANVTLAIGALPIMALEEVELDDITNMASAVLLNIGTLKQDEINHMLLAGKYANFKNIPLILDPVGAGASKFRTRTAKNLLKTLKISIIKGNSFEISTLIDLPAEGIGVDAISSNKNYANIAKEAAKKYKSIVLVTGEKDFVSDGERVFEIEGGSFLMSKVTGCGCMLGSIVACFAAIERENLLIASLGASIFFKSVGKLAEQRSTLPGSFRNSLIDSAYLISNDEEKLNAIWREKNDPVC from the coding sequence ATGGACAATTACGATTGGATTAAAAAAATATTACAGAAAATAAAAGAAAGAAAACCACTAATTCACCACATTACAAATTATGTTGCAATGAATGATAGTGCAAACGTAACGCTTGCAATTGGTGCACTTCCAATAATGGCATTGGAAGAAGTTGAATTAGATGATATTACAAATATGGCTTCAGCAGTGTTGTTAAACATTGGAACTCTAAAGCAAGATGAAATAAATCACATGCTCCTTGCCGGGAAATATGCAAATTTTAAAAATATTCCCCTGATTCTAGATCCCGTAGGAGCTGGGGCAAGCAAGTTTAGAACAAGAACAGCAAAAAACCTCCTGAAAACTCTAAAAATAAGCATTATAAAGGGAAATTCCTTTGAGATATCAACTCTTATTGATCTGCCTGCTGAAGGTATTGGAGTAGATGCCATTTCTTCTAATAAAAATTATGCCAATATAGCTAAAGAAGCTGCAAAGAAATATAAATCCATAGTTTTGGTAACAGGAGAAAAAGACTTCGTGAGCGATGGCGAAAGGGTATTTGAAATTGAAGGCGGAAGTTTTTTGATGTCAAAAGTAACTGGTTGTGGCTGTATGTTAGGATCCATTGTTGCCTGTTTTGCGGCTATAGAAAGAGAAAATTTATTGATAGCTTCTCTTGGAGCAAGTATATTTTTCAAATCAGTTGGGAAATTAGCAGAACAAAGAAGTACATTGCCTGGTTCATTTAGAAATAGTTTAATAGATTCAGCATATCTAATTTCAAACGACGAGGAGAAATTAAACGCGATTTGGAGGGAAAAAAATGACCCTGTATGCTAA
- a CDS encoding acylphosphatase, giving the protein MTLYAKVIGKVQGVYFRAFTQKVARNLGLKGTVRNLRDGSVEVIAVGEEEKINELLKELKRGSPGSKVIDIEVKKDLNDLDFKDFKIVY; this is encoded by the coding sequence ATGACCCTGTATGCTAAAGTAATAGGAAAGGTTCAAGGAGTATATTTTAGGGCTTTCACTCAAAAGGTAGCTAGAAATTTAGGGCTCAAAGGTACGGTTAGAAATCTTAGAGATGGTTCTGTAGAGGTTATAGCAGTTGGTGAAGAAGAAAAGATAAATGAGCTACTAAAAGAATTAAAGAGAGGATCCCCCGGTTCAAAAGTAATTGACATAGAAGTGAAAAAAGACTTAAACGATTTAGATTTTAAAGACTTTAAAATCGTTTATTAA
- the fliY gene encoding flagellar motor switch phosphatase FliY yields the protein MKLTDEQIDAIGEVLNMAMGSAATTLSQLVNKKISITSPMVDISDIEQIAADFEDNSIGVMIGYEGEIEGSSLLVVKKTDGSIIADLMMGGEGNPELPFDELAESALQEAMNQMMGAASTALASLLGGRINIMPPSVINFDEQPIVESLKQIALGKEAVEVLFDFTGENVFQTKLVMILSEPVAQKMAQMAVNKVKAMLETQDDNSSKVSSSESQSATMTFQNDSQHLNAVTSANINSSTYQSGVQQSYSYPPQAPQQNPYNYPPPPHSYSPPPTYQQQPQIQASQAQFQQLQPSPQGDSINIENLLNIPLELSVSLGNAKMTLKEVLELRSGSVIELNKLAGEALEVMINDELIARGEVVVIDENFGIRITEIISPRERLEKI from the coding sequence ATGAAACTAACTGATGAGCAAATAGATGCAATAGGTGAAGTATTAAATATGGCAATGGGGTCCGCTGCAACTACTCTTTCTCAATTGGTTAATAAGAAAATATCAATAACCTCGCCGATGGTAGACATAAGCGATATTGAACAGATAGCAGCTGATTTCGAAGACAATTCTATTGGCGTGATGATAGGCTATGAGGGCGAAATTGAGGGTTCTTCGTTGCTTGTTGTCAAAAAAACTGATGGTTCAATTATTGCTGATCTTATGATGGGTGGGGAGGGAAATCCAGAACTTCCATTCGATGAACTTGCCGAGTCAGCTTTGCAAGAAGCTATGAACCAAATGATGGGGGCAGCCTCAACGGCTCTGGCTAGCCTTTTAGGTGGTAGGATTAATATAATGCCTCCTAGTGTAATTAATTTTGACGAACAGCCGATTGTTGAATCCTTGAAGCAGATAGCATTAGGAAAAGAAGCTGTAGAGGTATTATTTGATTTTACAGGAGAAAACGTTTTCCAAACAAAGTTGGTTATGATATTATCTGAACCTGTAGCACAAAAAATGGCTCAAATGGCCGTTAATAAGGTTAAGGCTATGCTTGAAACACAAGATGATAATTCATCAAAAGTTTCATCATCAGAAAGTCAAAGCGCTACTATGACATTTCAAAATGATTCACAACATTTAAATGCTGTTACTTCTGCAAATATTAATTCTTCCACTTACCAGTCAGGAGTTCAACAATCCTATTCATATCCACCACAAGCTCCGCAACAAAATCCTTACAATTATCCACCACCACCACATAGTTATTCGCCGCCACCTACATATCAACAGCAGCCACAAATACAAGCTTCTCAAGCTCAATTCCAACAGCTTCAACCATCGCCTCAGGGTGATTCAATTAATATTGAAAATCTTTTAAATATACCACTTGAGCTTAGCGTCTCGCTTGGTAACGCAAAAATGACGCTAAAGGAGGTATTAGAATTAAGGTCTGGGTCTGTTATTGAGTTAAACAAACTTGCAGGAGAGGCTCTTGAGGTTATGATAAACGATGAATTAATAGCTCGAGGTGAAGTGGTAGTTATAGATGAGAATTTCGGTATAAGGATTACTGAGATAATAAGCCCCAGAGAGAGATTGGAAAAGATTTAA
- the fliM gene encoding flagellar motor switch protein FliM: MADVLSQDEIDAILNAFNTGQVSADLLEKEPEKTVKTYDFKRPSKFSRDHLRTLELIHETYGRLVATSLSSLVRGSMRLDFSAIDQVPYEEFINSLIPPAMIVIISWESTGLSMVLEMNLNITLALVDRLLGGSGLPPPSPRAPTDIENALIAKIVDRHLVALEEAWRTVYPVSLSFVGTETNPEFAQIVPANEMVVLITMDIGIGDLSGIMSLAIPYSLLEPIVNHLSAQRFFVKKKAENDIEKEYVYQHVLNVIVNLQVCLGHMHILLRDLINLRIGDTLLLDTKVDKPLDVKIEKKLKFLGVPGRVGKNLAIKITDVLRE; this comes from the coding sequence ATGGCTGATGTTTTAAGTCAAGATGAAATAGATGCAATCCTGAATGCCTTTAATACAGGTCAAGTTAGTGCTGATTTACTTGAAAAAGAACCAGAAAAGACTGTAAAGACTTATGACTTCAAAAGACCTAGTAAATTTTCAAGGGATCATCTTAGAACGCTTGAATTGATTCATGAAACGTATGGAAGGTTGGTAGCAACTTCTCTTTCAAGCCTGGTAAGAGGTAGTATGAGGTTAGATTTTTCTGCAATAGATCAAGTCCCATATGAAGAATTTATAAACTCGCTAATTCCTCCTGCAATGATTGTAATAATTAGTTGGGAAAGTACAGGACTTTCAATGGTTTTGGAAATGAATCTAAATATTACATTAGCTCTTGTGGATAGATTGTTAGGTGGTTCTGGGCTTCCGCCACCTAGTCCAAGGGCTCCAACTGACATAGAAAATGCTTTGATTGCTAAGATTGTTGATAGGCATCTTGTAGCTCTTGAAGAGGCATGGAGAACAGTCTATCCCGTAAGTCTTAGCTTCGTAGGAACAGAAACAAACCCTGAATTCGCACAAATTGTTCCAGCAAACGAAATGGTTGTGTTAATAACTATGGATATAGGTATCGGAGACCTTAGTGGTATAATGTCTTTAGCAATTCCATATAGTTTGTTAGAGCCAATAGTTAATCATCTTTCTGCTCAAAGATTTTTTGTAAAGAAAAAGGCAGAAAATGATATAGAAAAAGAATACGTTTACCAGCACGTTTTGAACGTAATAGTTAACTTACAGGTCTGTTTGGGTCATATGCATATTCTCTTGAGAGACTTGATTAATTTAAGGATAGGTGACACTCTATTGTTAGATACAAAGGTTGATAAACCGCTTGATGTTAAAATAGAAAAGAAGCTGAAATTTTTAGGAGTGCCTGGAAGGGTTGGTAAAAATTTGGCAATAAAAATTACTGATGTGCTGAGGGAATGA
- a CDS encoding flagellar motor protein, whose protein sequence is MDIATIAGFIIAFGSITLSVIIEGGSFSHYLSLPAFVLVLGGTTGAVVINTTVDQLKMVPKIVRKAFFAPKDNPVKVIDQIVRLAEKARREGLLSLEAELEGVDDLFMKRGVQLVVDAVDPELVRAILENDLEIMEARHKLGENFFIGLGGFAPTLGILGTVMGLVHMLANLEDPSGVSQAIAGAFIATLYGVGVANLVFLPIAGKLGVRSKEEAQIKTMIMEGILSIQAGDNPRIIEEKLKVFLPPTLRLAYETQKEKERVSA, encoded by the coding sequence ATGGACATAGCAACAATTGCAGGTTTTATCATTGCTTTTGGATCTATAACTTTATCTGTTATTATTGAGGGTGGCTCGTTTTCCCATTATCTGAGCTTGCCTGCATTTGTGCTAGTACTTGGTGGTACTACTGGTGCTGTAGTCATAAACACAACTGTAGATCAATTAAAAATGGTCCCAAAAATAGTTAGAAAGGCATTTTTTGCGCCAAAGGATAACCCGGTGAAAGTTATAGATCAAATTGTTAGACTTGCAGAAAAGGCCAGGAGAGAAGGCCTATTATCCCTTGAGGCTGAGCTTGAGGGTGTTGATGATCTGTTTATGAAGAGGGGGGTTCAACTGGTAGTAGATGCTGTTGATCCAGAACTGGTTAGGGCAATTTTAGAAAATGATTTAGAAATAATGGAAGCAAGACACAAGTTGGGTGAAAATTTCTTTATAGGATTAGGGGGATTTGCACCTACTTTAGGTATTCTTGGTACTGTTATGGGTCTTGTTCACATGCTAGCAAATCTGGAAGACCCAAGCGGCGTCAGCCAGGCGATTGCTGGTGCCTTCATAGCTACTTTATATGGCGTGGGTGTGGCCAATCTTGTGTTTTTGCCCATTGCTGGGAAATTGGGCGTAAGGAGTAAGGAGGAAGCGCAAATTAAGACAATGATAATGGAAGGTATACTCTCAATACAGGCAGGAGATAACCCAAGGATAATAGAGGAAAAATTGAAGGTATTTTTGCCTCCAACGCTAAGGCTAGCATATGAAACACAAAAAGAAAAGGAAAGAGTTAGTGCATAA
- a CDS encoding flagellar FlbD family protein, with product MIKLTKLNDAEFILNSDLIESIESSPDTTITLFTGKKFMVKESPEEIVEKIIDYNKKIGLRFVKARMQNTSENKD from the coding sequence ATGATAAAATTAACAAAACTAAACGATGCAGAATTTATTTTGAATTCTGATCTGATAGAATCTATAGAGAGTTCGCCTGATACAACTATAACTCTCTTTACAGGTAAAAAATTTATGGTGAAGGAGTCTCCCGAAGAAATAGTAGAAAAGATAATCGATTATAATAAAAAGATAGGTTTAAGGTTTGTTAAAGCTAGGATGCAAAATACATCTGAAAACAAGGATTAA
- the flgF gene encoding flagellar basal-body rod protein FlgF encodes MDNSIFTATSGALSSQSALDVVANNISNVNTTGFKESNPTFADILSQELSFATSRTNPLQIGIGSKLNSTSFSFTQGPVLTTNNPTDLAINGSGFFVVSDGTKTYYTRDGSFSLDSNGNLVTVDGLYVQGTNGNININTTAKNFVNFTVNPDGSVYSNFTNGQSVLDGKIMVVDFINKNALINVGGNNFSASINSGSPVTLSSNYSIIQNALEGSNTDLATQMTNLIDYERTYQVNAQAITTSDNMLKTAIGLIV; translated from the coding sequence ATGGATAATTCTATTTTTACCGCTACAAGCGGCGCTTTGTCCAGCCAAAGCGCCCTAGATGTGGTAGCAAACAATATTTCAAACGTTAATACGACCGGATTCAAAGAAAGCAATCCTACTTTTGCTGATATCTTATCACAGGAACTTTCATTTGCAACCTCAAGGACAAATCCTCTTCAAATCGGAATAGGTTCTAAGCTTAATTCTACATCGTTCTCGTTTACTCAAGGACCAGTTCTAACAACTAATAACCCTACGGATCTTGCAATCAACGGAAGCGGTTTCTTTGTTGTTTCTGACGGTACAAAAACCTATTACACGAGGGATGGATCCTTTAGCCTGGATAGCAATGGTAACCTTGTGACTGTCGATGGTTTGTATGTACAGGGCACAAATGGCAACATAAATATAAATACTACTGCTAAAAATTTTGTAAATTTTACAGTCAATCCGGACGGTTCTGTTTATTCGAATTTCACAAATGGTCAATCCGTTTTAGATGGAAAAATTATGGTGGTTGATTTTATAAATAAAAATGCTCTTATAAACGTCGGAGGAAATAATTTTAGTGCTTCTATAAATTCAGGCAGTCCGGTAACACTTAGTAGCAATTATTCAATAATCCAAAATGCGTTAGAAGGTTCAAATACTGATCTTGCAACCCAAATGACCAATTTAATAGATTACGAGAGAACTTATCAGGTAAATGCTCAAGCCATTACTACGAGTGATAATATGCTTAAGACTGCAATAGGACTTATAGTATGA